One stretch of Cellulomonas wangsupingiae DNA includes these proteins:
- the gmk gene encoding guanylate kinase codes for MTTQPARLTVLAGPTAVGKGTVSADIRARYPQVWLSVSMTTREPRPGEVDGLHYHFVSNERFDEMVAGGELLEWAVVHGRNRYGTPRGPVTERLAAGEPALLEIDLQGARQVRASMPEARFVFLAPPSWDELVRRLVGRGTEGEEERERRLATARVELAAEPEFDHVVVNDDVHRATDELVRLMGITA; via the coding sequence ATGACGACGCAGCCGGCACGACTGACCGTTCTCGCCGGACCGACGGCGGTCGGCAAGGGGACGGTCTCGGCCGACATCCGTGCCCGTTACCCCCAGGTCTGGTTGTCGGTCTCCATGACGACCCGTGAGCCGCGCCCCGGTGAGGTCGACGGCCTGCACTACCACTTCGTCTCGAACGAGCGGTTCGACGAGATGGTCGCGGGCGGCGAGCTCCTCGAGTGGGCGGTCGTCCACGGCCGCAACCGGTACGGCACGCCGCGGGGCCCGGTCACCGAGCGACTGGCCGCCGGCGAGCCCGCGCTGCTGGAGATCGACCTGCAGGGTGCTCGCCAGGTCCGGGCGTCGATGCCCGAGGCGCGGTTCGTCTTCCTCGCGCCGCCCTCCTGGGACGAGCTCGTGCGGCGCCTCGTGGGACGCGGCACGGAGGGCGAGGAGGAGCGTGAACGGCGGCTGGCGACGGCGCGCGTCGAGCTGGCGGCCGAACCCGAGTTCGACCACGTCGTCGTCAACGACGACGTGCACCGAGCGACGGACGAGCTCGTGCGCCTCATGGGCATCACCGCCTGA
- the rpoZ gene encoding DNA-directed RNA polymerase subunit omega, with amino-acid sequence MSGTVAAPTGITDPPIDRLLERADSKYALVLFSAKRARQINAYYAQLNEGLLEYVGPLVDTRPQEKPLSIAMREIDAGLLTSEPIAEA; translated from the coding sequence GTGTCCGGAACCGTTGCCGCCCCCACGGGCATCACCGACCCGCCGATCGACCGTCTGCTCGAGCGCGCCGACTCCAAGTACGCGCTCGTGCTGTTCTCCGCCAAGCGCGCGCGCCAGATCAACGCGTACTACGCGCAGCTCAACGAGGGCCTCCTGGAGTACGTGGGCCCGCTCGTCGACACCCGCCCGCAGGAGAAGCCGCTGTCGATCGCCATGCGCGAGATCGACGCCGGCCTGCTCACGTCCGAGCCCATCGCGGAGGCCTGA
- the coaBC gene encoding bifunctional phosphopantothenoylcysteine decarboxylase/phosphopantothenate--cysteine ligase CoaBC, producing MRIVLGVAGGIAAYKAVLLLRLLREQGHTVRVVPTRSSLQFVGRATWEALSGQPVTTEVFEDVDQVAHVAVGKGAELVVVAPATADLLARAAAGRADDLLTATLLVARCPVLLAPAMHTEMWEHPATVANVATLRDRGVHVLDPDVGRLTGTDSGAGRLPEPEVIAAAALGLAAPRRTDLAGRRVVVSAGGTREPLDPVRFLGNRSSGRQGVALARAAAERGGSVTLVVANVGAEVLADVGRDVDVVPVETGEQLRDAVRSAALQADVVVMAAAVADYRPAEVADAKLKKSGEPPRIELVETTDILRELVTHPPRQPQVVVGFAAETGDADGSVLDHARAKARRKGADLLVVNPVSDGRGFGTTTNDVTVLDRAGEVVATAAGTKAEVAHAVWDAVATFVDGGTGASGGAATLPA from the coding sequence ATGCGCATCGTCCTCGGTGTCGCGGGCGGCATCGCCGCGTACAAGGCCGTCCTGCTGCTGCGCCTGCTGCGCGAGCAGGGCCACACGGTCCGCGTCGTCCCGACGCGCTCGTCCCTGCAGTTCGTGGGCCGCGCGACGTGGGAGGCGCTGTCCGGGCAGCCGGTGACGACCGAGGTGTTCGAGGACGTCGACCAGGTGGCGCACGTCGCCGTCGGCAAGGGCGCCGAGCTGGTCGTCGTCGCGCCGGCCACCGCGGACCTGCTCGCGCGGGCCGCCGCCGGCCGGGCCGACGACCTGCTGACGGCGACGCTCCTGGTCGCCCGCTGCCCGGTGCTGCTGGCGCCCGCGATGCACACCGAGATGTGGGAGCACCCCGCGACGGTGGCGAACGTCGCGACGCTGCGTGACCGCGGCGTGCACGTGCTGGACCCCGACGTGGGTCGCCTGACCGGCACCGACTCGGGTGCGGGTCGCCTGCCCGAGCCCGAGGTGATCGCCGCGGCGGCACTGGGCCTCGCCGCGCCGCGCCGCACGGACCTCGCCGGCCGACGCGTCGTGGTCTCCGCAGGCGGCACGCGGGAGCCGCTCGACCCGGTGCGGTTCCTCGGCAACAGGTCGTCCGGACGGCAGGGCGTCGCGCTGGCGCGTGCCGCGGCCGAGCGCGGCGGGTCGGTGACGCTCGTCGTGGCGAACGTCGGCGCCGAGGTGCTCGCGGACGTCGGACGTGACGTCGACGTGGTCCCCGTCGAGACGGGTGAGCAGCTCCGGGACGCCGTCAGGTCCGCCGCCCTGCAGGCCGACGTCGTCGTGATGGCCGCCGCGGTCGCCGACTACCGGCCGGCCGAGGTCGCGGACGCCAAGCTGAAGAAGTCCGGCGAGCCGCCGCGGATCGAGCTGGTCGAGACCACCGACATCCTGCGCGAGCTGGTCACCCACCCGCCGCGGCAGCCCCAGGTCGTCGTCGGGTTCGCGGCCGAGACCGGCGACGCCGACGGCTCCGTGCTCGACCACGCGCGTGCCAAGGCACGCCGCAAGGGTGCCGACCTGCTCGTCGTGAACCCGGTCAGCGACGGTCGTGGCTTCGGCACGACGACCAACGACGTCACGGTCCTCGACCGCGCGGGCGAGGTGGTCGCGACGGCTGCGGGCACCAAGGCCGAGGTCGCCCACGCCGTCTGGGACGCGGTGGCCACGTTCGTGGACGGCGGTACGGGCGCGTCGGGCGGCGCCGCTACGCTTCCGGCATGA
- the metK gene encoding methionine adenosyltransferase: MTSASLRLFTSESVTEGHPDKICDQISDAILDAILEQDTTARVAVETMVTTGLVHVAGEVTTSAYVEIPQIVREVVRGIGYTSSHIGFDGDSCGVSVSIGQQSPDIAAGVDKAIEVRSDDSDLDPLDLQGAGDQGLMFGYASDETPSLLPLPIWLAHRLAERLAQVRKEGTLAGLRPDGKTQVTIGYDGDRPVSLDTVVVSTQHEPDLLESRLATQVAELVVAPVLAEVGIDTSQHRLLVNPTGQFVIGGPQGDAGLTGRKIIVDTYGGMARHGGGAFSGKDPSKVDRSAAYAMRWVAKNVVAAGLARRCEVQVAYAIGKAHPVGLYVETFGTGTVPDERLTAAIREVFDLRPAAIIRDLDLLRPVYRRTAAYGHFGRDLPEFTWERTDRTADLLSAVG; the protein is encoded by the coding sequence ATGACTTCAGCGTCGCTCCGCCTGTTCACCTCGGAGTCCGTGACCGAGGGGCACCCCGACAAGATCTGCGACCAGATCTCCGACGCCATCCTCGACGCGATCCTCGAGCAGGACACGACGGCCCGGGTCGCGGTCGAGACGATGGTCACGACCGGCCTCGTGCACGTCGCCGGTGAGGTGACCACGAGCGCGTACGTCGAGATCCCGCAGATCGTGCGGGAGGTGGTGCGGGGGATCGGCTACACGTCCTCGCACATCGGGTTCGACGGTGACTCGTGCGGCGTGTCCGTCTCGATCGGGCAGCAGTCGCCGGACATCGCCGCGGGCGTCGACAAGGCGATCGAGGTCCGCTCGGACGACAGCGACCTCGACCCCCTGGACCTGCAGGGCGCCGGCGACCAGGGCCTGATGTTCGGGTACGCGAGCGACGAGACCCCGTCGCTCCTGCCCCTGCCGATCTGGCTCGCGCACCGTCTCGCCGAGCGGCTCGCGCAGGTCCGCAAGGAGGGCACGCTCGCCGGTCTGCGGCCCGACGGCAAGACGCAGGTGACCATCGGGTACGACGGTGACCGCCCCGTCTCCCTCGACACCGTCGTCGTCTCGACCCAGCACGAGCCGGACCTGCTGGAGTCCCGCCTCGCCACGCAGGTCGCCGAGCTCGTCGTGGCACCCGTGCTGGCGGAGGTCGGCATCGACACCTCGCAGCACCGTCTGCTCGTGAACCCGACGGGCCAGTTCGTCATCGGTGGACCCCAGGGTGACGCCGGGCTCACGGGACGCAAGATCATCGTCGACACCTACGGCGGCATGGCGCGCCACGGCGGCGGCGCCTTCTCCGGCAAGGACCCGTCCAAGGTCGACCGCTCCGCGGCGTACGCGATGAGGTGGGTGGCCAAGAACGTCGTGGCGGCCGGTCTGGCGCGCCGCTGCGAGGTGCAGGTCGCGTACGCGATCGGCAAGGCGCACCCGGTCGGGCTGTACGTCGAGACGTTCGGCACCGGCACCGTGCCGGACGAGCGGCTGACGGCGGCGATCCGCGAGGTGTTCGACCTGCGGCCCGCGGCGATCATCCGCGACCTCGACCTGCTGCGCCCGGTGTACCGCCGCACGGCCGCGTACGGGCACTTCGGGCGCGACCTCCCCGAGTTCACGTGGGAGCGCACGGATCGCACGGCCGACCTGCTGTCGGCCGTCGGCTGA
- a CDS encoding primosomal protein N', whose protein sequence is MGGVTGDHAPEQPALAGLEVVAPTTRRRRTTAPPGPAAQLPVARVCVDLAPAHLDRPFEYVVPENLDAAAQPGVRVKVRFAGQDVDGWLLERVDHAEHEGRLLPLRRVVSLEPVVTPAVARLARAVADRWAGTLADVLRLAVPPRHARVEGEQPDRDDGAGDDAPTVATEVPATGEAGAPAWSAYRGGPAFLRHVLAGGAPRAVWTALPGTGEHTWAAAVAQAVSTCLLGGRGALVVVPDGRDVDRVCAALRAVGLDDVTRGGPVARLVADDGPAARYRAFLAALRGRARVVVGTRASAFAPVADLGLAVCWDDGDLQHAEPRAPYPHVREVLALRSELEGAALLVGGHARTVEAQHLVATGWAREVAADRAGVRARAPRVRALTSVELAREGPAAAARLPGPAWRAMRDALAAGPVLVQVPRAGYVPVVACVRCRTPARCATCHGPLGLTHGDGPPSCGWCARLATGWRCTECGASGVRSVRVGSERTAEELGRAFPGVTVRVSGARAAGGVLADVPDRPALVVATPGAEPHAPSGYAAAVLLDAAVASAGERLGAEVDALRRWLAAAALVRPTGEGGQVLLVGDGAARPTQALVRWDPAGLAERELDERAELRLPPAVRVAALTGTRDAVAAVVARVDVPALEVLGPVPQPADDRQALEPEVRTLLRVPPTDGAALARAVGASVAIRSARREGGTVRVQVDPADLL, encoded by the coding sequence ATGGGCGGCGTGACCGGCGACCACGCACCCGAGCAGCCCGCGCTGGCGGGGCTCGAGGTGGTGGCGCCGACCACCCGCCGCCGTCGGACGACGGCGCCGCCGGGCCCGGCGGCGCAGCTGCCGGTGGCTCGGGTCTGCGTGGACCTGGCGCCCGCGCACCTCGACCGTCCTTTCGAGTACGTCGTCCCCGAGAATCTCGACGCGGCCGCGCAGCCCGGCGTCCGCGTGAAGGTGCGGTTCGCCGGTCAGGACGTCGACGGGTGGCTCCTCGAGCGGGTCGACCACGCCGAGCACGAGGGACGGCTGCTGCCGCTGCGGCGGGTCGTCTCGCTGGAGCCCGTCGTCACGCCGGCCGTGGCCCGCCTCGCGCGCGCCGTCGCCGACCGCTGGGCCGGGACCCTCGCGGACGTCCTGCGGCTCGCCGTCCCGCCCCGGCACGCACGCGTCGAGGGTGAGCAGCCCGACCGCGACGACGGGGCGGGCGACGACGCCCCCACGGTCGCCACCGAGGTCCCGGCCACTGGGGAGGCGGGCGCACCCGCCTGGTCCGCGTACCGGGGCGGCCCGGCGTTCCTGCGGCACGTCCTGGCGGGCGGCGCACCGCGTGCCGTGTGGACGGCGCTGCCGGGCACGGGGGAGCACACCTGGGCGGCGGCGGTGGCCCAGGCGGTGTCGACGTGCCTGCTGGGCGGGCGGGGCGCCCTCGTGGTCGTCCCCGACGGCCGCGACGTCGACCGCGTGTGCGCCGCGCTGCGCGCCGTCGGCCTCGACGACGTCACGCGCGGCGGGCCCGTCGCCCGGCTGGTCGCCGACGACGGGCCGGCGGCGCGCTACCGCGCGTTCCTCGCCGCCCTGCGCGGACGCGCACGGGTGGTCGTCGGCACGCGGGCGTCCGCATTCGCACCGGTCGCGGACCTGGGTCTGGCCGTCTGCTGGGACGACGGTGACCTGCAGCACGCGGAGCCGCGCGCGCCGTACCCGCACGTGCGCGAGGTGCTCGCGCTGCGTTCGGAGCTCGAGGGCGCCGCGCTGCTCGTCGGGGGCCACGCCCGCACCGTGGAGGCGCAGCACCTGGTCGCGACGGGCTGGGCGCGCGAGGTAGCGGCGGACCGTGCGGGCGTGCGGGCACGCGCGCCCCGGGTCCGCGCGCTGACGAGCGTCGAGCTGGCGCGCGAGGGACCGGCTGCCGCCGCACGGCTCCCCGGGCCCGCCTGGCGTGCGATGCGCGACGCCCTCGCGGCCGGTCCCGTGCTCGTCCAGGTGCCGCGCGCCGGGTACGTGCCGGTCGTCGCCTGCGTGCGCTGCCGGACACCTGCGCGCTGCGCCACCTGCCACGGTCCGCTCGGGCTCACCCACGGCGACGGGCCGCCGTCCTGCGGCTGGTGCGCGCGCCTGGCCACGGGGTGGCGGTGCACCGAGTGCGGCGCCTCGGGCGTGCGGTCGGTGCGGGTCGGCTCCGAGCGCACCGCGGAGGAGCTCGGACGCGCCTTCCCCGGCGTCACGGTGCGGGTCTCGGGCGCACGCGCCGCCGGCGGCGTGCTCGCCGACGTCCCCGACCGTCCCGCGCTCGTCGTCGCGACGCCCGGCGCCGAGCCGCACGCACCGTCCGGCTACGCGGCGGCCGTGCTCCTCGACGCCGCCGTGGCCAGCGCCGGGGAGCGGCTGGGTGCGGAGGTCGACGCGCTGCGACGGTGGCTGGCGGCAGCGGCGCTGGTCCGTCCCACGGGTGAGGGCGGCCAGGTGCTGCTCGTCGGCGACGGCGCCGCGCGCCCCACGCAGGCGCTGGTGCGCTGGGACCCCGCGGGCCTCGCGGAGCGTGAGCTCGACGAACGCGCGGAGCTGCGGCTGCCGCCCGCCGTGCGGGTCGCCGCCCTGACGGGCACGCGCGACGCCGTCGCGGCCGTCGTCGCCCGGGTCGACGTGCCCGCGCTCGAGGTGCTCGGACCCGTCCCGCAGCCCGCGGACGACCGCCAGGCGCTGGAACCCGAGGTCCGCACGCTGCTGCGCGTCCCCCCGACCGACGGTGCCGCCCTCGCGCGGGCCGTCGGCGCGTCGGTCGCGATCCGCAGCGCCCGCCGCGAAGGGGGCACCGTGCGCGTCCAGGTCGACCCGGCCGACCTCCTGTGA
- the fmt gene encoding methionyl-tRNA formyltransferase — MRLLFAGSPAAAVPSLQALLASRHEVVAVLTRPDARVGRGRALQPSAVAAVARERGLQVLTPRSLRDPQVVAQIADLAVDAAPVVAYGVLVPADLLDVPRHGWVNLHFSLLPAWRGAAPVQHAVMAGDEVTGASTFRLEEGLDTGPVYGTLTETIRPTDTSGDLLGRLSVAGAELLVRTLDALEDGVLEPVPQPGDGVSHAPKLTVEDARVRWEHPAHAVDRRVRGCTPAPGAWTTLPDAQRLGLGPVRPVPEVTDLRPGEVRAEKHEVLVGTAAGAVRLGDVTAPGKRPMPAADWARGARLAAGTVLGAGAPGTAGPTGAAR; from the coding sequence ATGCGTCTGCTCTTCGCGGGAAGTCCCGCGGCCGCCGTCCCCTCCCTGCAGGCCCTGCTGGCGTCCCGTCACGAGGTGGTCGCCGTGCTGACGCGTCCCGACGCACGCGTCGGACGGGGGCGCGCGCTGCAGCCGTCGGCGGTCGCGGCCGTCGCCCGCGAGCGCGGGCTGCAGGTCCTGACGCCCCGGTCGCTGCGGGACCCGCAGGTGGTGGCACAGATCGCCGACCTCGCGGTCGACGCGGCCCCGGTGGTGGCCTACGGGGTCCTCGTGCCGGCGGACCTGCTGGACGTCCCGCGCCACGGGTGGGTGAACCTGCACTTCTCCCTGCTGCCCGCCTGGCGCGGTGCGGCGCCCGTGCAGCACGCCGTGATGGCGGGCGACGAGGTGACCGGTGCGTCGACGTTCCGGCTGGAGGAAGGGCTCGACACCGGTCCGGTGTACGGGACCCTGACCGAGACGATCCGGCCGACGGACACGTCCGGCGACCTGCTGGGCCGGCTGTCCGTCGCGGGGGCCGAGCTGCTCGTGCGGACCCTCGACGCCCTCGAGGACGGCGTGCTGGAGCCCGTCCCGCAGCCGGGTGACGGCGTGAGCCACGCCCCGAAGCTCACGGTCGAGGACGCCCGGGTCCGCTGGGAGCACCCGGCGCACGCGGTCGACCGCCGGGTGCGCGGCTGCACGCCCGCCCCCGGGGCGTGGACCACGCTGCCGGACGCGCAGCGTCTCGGCCTGGGCCCGGTGCGTCCGGTGCCGGAGGTCACGGACCTGCGGCCGGGGGAGGTGCGCGCCGAGAAGCACGAGGTGCTCGTGGGCACGGCGGCCGGAGCTGTGCGCCTCGGTGACGTCACCGCGCCGGGCAAGCGCCCGATGCCGGCGGCCGACTGGGCGCGCGGCGCGCGACTCGCCGCCGGGACCGTGCTCGGCGCCGGAGCGCCCGGCACCGCCGGGCCGACGGGGGCGGCACGATGA
- a CDS encoding RsmB/NOP family class I SAM-dependent RNA methyltransferase: protein MSGQERRGRDDRSADARRDARGRQRGEARVQGRAARTTAAPSQRSRQADPARNAAYDTLRAVAESDAYANLVLPPLLRDRRIAGRDAGFATELAYGTLRLRGRYDAVLALASSRPLHQVDPNVLDVLRLGAHQLLGMRVAPHAAVSETVGLARERVGAGAAQFVNAVLRRVSEHPLEAWLERIGDAADPRGDDPVARLAAVESHPAWVVRAMRESLVGAGRSADELGALLAADNAPPRVTLVVRPGLADPAQVAQEADVTPAGLAPTALVLSGGDPGALPAVRDGAAGVQDEGSQLVTLAFVAAPVEGPDARWLDLCAGPGGKAALLGALAAQRGARIVANEVQPHRTRLVEQALRAVPGDAVEEVRTSDGRTVGALEPASYDRVLLDAPCTGLGALRRRPESRWRRTPADLATLSALQRELLASAVAAVRPGGVVGYVTCSPHLAETQLVVLDAVRAAGRAGTPVEVVDAAPVMAQVAPAWQPVAGRTDVQLWPHVHGTDAMHLTLLRRL, encoded by the coding sequence ATGAGCGGCCAGGAGCGGCGCGGTCGTGACGACCGGTCGGCCGACGCACGGCGCGACGCGCGCGGTCGGCAGCGGGGCGAGGCGCGCGTCCAGGGGCGCGCGGCCCGGACGACGGCGGCGCCGTCGCAGCGCTCGCGACAGGCCGACCCCGCGCGGAACGCGGCGTACGACACGCTGCGCGCCGTCGCGGAGTCCGACGCGTACGCGAACCTGGTCCTGCCGCCCCTGCTGCGCGACCGCCGCATCGCGGGCCGTGACGCGGGGTTCGCGACCGAGCTTGCCTACGGCACGCTGCGCCTGCGGGGCAGGTACGACGCGGTGCTCGCCCTGGCGTCGTCGCGTCCGCTCCACCAGGTCGACCCGAACGTCCTCGACGTGCTGCGCCTGGGTGCGCACCAGCTCCTGGGCATGCGCGTCGCCCCGCACGCCGCGGTGTCCGAGACCGTCGGCCTGGCGCGGGAGCGGGTGGGTGCCGGTGCCGCGCAGTTCGTCAACGCGGTCCTGCGCAGGGTCTCGGAGCACCCGCTCGAGGCGTGGCTGGAGCGGATCGGTGACGCGGCCGACCCGCGAGGGGACGACCCGGTCGCCCGGCTCGCCGCGGTGGAGAGCCATCCCGCGTGGGTCGTGCGGGCGATGCGCGAGTCCCTGGTGGGCGCGGGCCGTTCCGCCGACGAGCTGGGCGCCCTGCTGGCCGCGGACAACGCGCCGCCTCGGGTGACGCTCGTCGTGCGCCCGGGGCTGGCCGACCCGGCGCAGGTAGCGCAGGAGGCGGACGTGACGCCGGCAGGGCTGGCGCCCACCGCGCTGGTCCTGTCCGGGGGCGACCCCGGTGCGTTGCCGGCGGTGCGGGACGGGGCCGCGGGCGTGCAGGACGAGGGGTCGCAGCTCGTGACGCTGGCGTTCGTCGCGGCGCCCGTCGAAGGGCCCGACGCCCGGTGGCTGGACCTGTGCGCGGGACCGGGGGGCAAGGCCGCGCTGCTGGGTGCGCTGGCGGCTCAGCGGGGGGCGCGGATCGTCGCGAACGAGGTGCAGCCGCACCGCACCCGCCTCGTCGAGCAGGCGCTGCGGGCGGTGCCGGGCGACGCGGTCGAGGAGGTGCGCACGAGCGACGGGCGGACGGTCGGCGCGCTGGAGCCCGCGTCGTACGACCGGGTGCTGCTCGACGCGCCCTGCACGGGGCTGGGTGCGCTGCGGCGGCGCCCGGAGTCCCGGTGGCGCCGGACGCCGGCGGACCTGGCGACGCTCAGCGCCCTGCAGCGCGAGCTGCTCGCGTCGGCGGTCGCGGCGGTGCGTCCGGGTGGTGTCGTCGGGTACGTGACGTGCTCGCCGCACCTGGCGGAGACCCAGCTCGTCGTGCTCGACGCGGTCCGGGCGGCGGGACGCGCCGGGACGCCGGTGGAGGTCGTCGACGCGGCGCCCGTCATGGCGCAGGTGGCACCCGCCTGGCAGCCGGTGGCGGGACGGACCGACGTGCAGCTGTGGCCGCACGTGCACGGCACCGACGCGATGCACCTCACGCTGCTGCGACGTCTCTGA
- the rpe gene encoding ribulose-phosphate 3-epimerase: MAPVLINPSILSADFANLERDLQAIASADHAHVDVMDQHFVPNLTIGLPVVRRLAEVSPVPLDVHLMVEDADRWALQYAEAGAASVTFHAEAAQAPVRLARELRAGGVRAAVALRPATPVEPFLDLLGEVDMVLVMTVEPGFGGQSFIEGTLAKVRRTRAAVDAVGADTWVQVDGGVSRATIGRIARAGANVFVAGSAVYGAPDVAAEIAALRSLAEHPTVDA; encoded by the coding sequence GTGGCTCCCGTGCTGATCAACCCGAGCATCCTGTCCGCCGACTTCGCGAACCTCGAGCGCGACCTGCAGGCCATCGCGTCGGCGGACCACGCGCACGTCGACGTGATGGACCAGCACTTCGTGCCCAACCTGACGATCGGGCTGCCGGTCGTGCGTCGCCTCGCCGAGGTGAGCCCCGTCCCGCTCGACGTCCACCTGATGGTCGAGGACGCGGACCGCTGGGCCCTGCAGTACGCGGAGGCGGGTGCGGCGTCCGTGACGTTCCACGCCGAGGCGGCGCAGGCGCCCGTGCGGCTGGCGCGCGAGCTGCGGGCGGGCGGCGTCCGCGCGGCGGTCGCGCTGCGGCCGGCGACGCCCGTCGAGCCGTTCCTCGACCTCCTGGGGGAGGTTGACATGGTGCTGGTGATGACGGTCGAGCCCGGCTTCGGCGGGCAGTCGTTCATCGAGGGCACGCTGGCGAAGGTCCGCCGTACGCGGGCCGCGGTGGACGCGGTCGGCGCCGACACGTGGGTGCAGGTGGACGGCGGTGTGTCGCGCGCGACCATCGGCCGCATCGCGCGGGCCGGCGCCAACGTGTTCGTCGCGGGCTCGGCGGTGTACGGCGCGCCCGACGTCGCCGCGGAGATCGCCGCGCTGCGGTCGCTCGCGGAGCACCCGACGGTCGACGCCTGA